The Edwardsiella tarda ATCC 15947 = NBRC 105688 region CGGCTTCAACGAATTTGTGCTTCAGAGTGCGAATAACTCTGTCGCCAGCGGTTTCATGAGTATTTCGAGCTCCAACCCACATTATGGTAACTGGGAGTACTATGGTGGTGAACATACTAATGGCAGTGCGGTTCGCTTAATCTCTCAAGGTGAAGCCTATCTCTGTCCAGAAATTATCGTTGCGAACGCCTTGGTTTATGCTCACGGTAGTGATCTCTATAGCTATGAGACCCGTATGGCTCATAGCGACTTCGATGCGATCAGAGCAGTGATCCGCCCAGCCTATATTTGGAACACCTTCAACCAGACTGGGATTGAGTTGGGGTGGTTTACCCAAAAGAATCGAGCCGACCAACGAGACTACCGTGAAGAGGGATATAAGGTGACGTTATTCCATGCTTTTAAGGTCGATACCAGCATGCTGCGCTCACGCCCAGAGATCCGTTTCTATAGCACCTATCTGAAGACGCAGCGAAACGAGATCACGCAGTTTGCCTTCGACGACGATAAGCTTGACCAGTTAAGCTTTGGCGTACAAGCGGAGATCTGGTGGTAATCGGTCGTATCGGCGTGTGAGGGCGTGGTGCCGTATTGATGCCCGATTATGTCACGACGAACAGGGTGATGTGGGTGGCGCTAGCAGTGCGCCTTCAATGGGTTAGCGTAGAAACTAAGGCGCGGCGTTTCCCACATAGCGTGCTAGTATGTTCCCAGTAGCGTTTGTCGTGATATGGGGCTTATGAGTACGGATACACAGGCAATTCACCCCAAGCGGGTCTTGGTGCTAGTAGCATGTATGCTGGCGACGTTTATGGCGGCCATTGAGGTGACCATCGTCTCCACGGCCATGCCGACTATCATTGCAGATCTCGGCGGTTTCTCTCTGCTGGGGTGGGTCTTTGCCGCTTATTTATTAACACAGGCCATCTCGATCCCCATCTATGGCCGGCTAGCCGATCTGCATGGCCGCAAGCGGATGTTTTACATCGGGGCAACGCTATTTTTGCTGGGCTCCGTGCTCTGTGGCTTCGCGCAGAACATGCTATGGCTGATCCTCTTCCGCGCCTTACAGGGAGCCGGCGCCGGCGCTATCACCCCTATCGCAGTCACCATTATCGCCGACGTCTATAGCCCCCTGGAGCGACCGCGCATCCAAGGTTACCTTTCCAGTGTATGGGGGATATCGGCGATCGTCGGGCCGCTCTTGGGGGCTTTCATCGTCCAACATTTTCACTGGTCATTAGTCTTCTGGATCAACTTGCCCATCGGTTGTAGTGCCATGTATCTATTGTGGCGCTATTTCCCGGAACAACTGCACCCACGGCGCCATGTGTTGGATCTCGCCGGCACCGCTTGGTTAGCTATCGGCGTTAGCGCACTACTGCTCGCATTATTGCAGGCCGAGCTCCTTGGCCGTTGGCTCATCGTATTGCTGGCGATCGCGGTGATAAGTGGCCTGTTGCTCTGGCGCCAAGAGCAACGCGCGGCGGAGCCATTATTTCCTGCGGCACTCTGGCGCGATCGCATTATGGTGGCTGGCAATATCGGTGGATTAATCGTCGGCGCCTCGATGATGGGGGTCGCCGCGTTCTTACCGACCTATGTTCAGGGCGTAATGGGACATTCGGCCCTAGAGGCGGGGATGACGCTGGCATTGATGTCGATCGGCTGGCCAATCGCCAGTACCCTGAGTGGCCATCTGATGCTACGCACCTCTTATCGCACGACGGCGTTAATCGGTAGCATGCTGTTAATCATCGGTAGCCTATGTCTACTGTGGCAAACTCCGCAAGGCAGCCTATGGTGGGGGAGGATCTCGGCCTTCATCATCGGTGCCGCGATGGGGATGACCAACACGACCTTTCTGGTTTCCGTGCAGAATAGTGCCCCGCAGGCGATGCGTGGGATCGCGACGGCCTGTACCGTATTTACCCGCATGTTGGGGTC contains the following coding sequences:
- a CDS encoding MDR family MFS transporter, with product MSTDTQAIHPKRVLVLVACMLATFMAAIEVTIVSTAMPTIIADLGGFSLLGWVFAAYLLTQAISIPIYGRLADLHGRKRMFYIGATLFLLGSVLCGFAQNMLWLILFRALQGAGAGAITPIAVTIIADVYSPLERPRIQGYLSSVWGISAIVGPLLGAFIVQHFHWSLVFWINLPIGCSAMYLLWRYFPEQLHPRRHVLDLAGTAWLAIGVSALLLALLQAELLGRWLIVLLAIAVISGLLLWRQEQRAAEPLFPAALWRDRIMVAGNIGGLIVGASMMGVAAFLPTYVQGVMGHSALEAGMTLALMSIGWPIASTLSGHLMLRTSYRTTALIGSMLLIIGSLCLLWQTPQGSLWWGRISAFIIGAAMGMTNTTFLVSVQNSAPQAMRGIATACTVFTRMLGSALGTAILGATLNLNLAWRLPEVSDPVQQLMAHRLQHNDDVSQLLMPVASSLHAVFIAAALIAWLALLAAWLIPAGAGLRERIEVVDEKK